In Blastopirellula sp. J2-11, a single genomic region encodes these proteins:
- a CDS encoding DUF1549 and DUF1553 domain-containing protein has product MNQRSLTTTVALLIALGGGLLVMADPPSASELAKRIDQHLSAAQESSRITPTMISSDAEFLRRIYLDLAGRIPTVAETNKFLQSDEEDKRTKLAHQLVHSGAHARHMATFWRRTWIPQADTPEFRGLSEEFEVWLTMQLTSGLHYDEIVRQMLTVGASGDQAEANRVLLSTPESFLSASQRQPENLAANTTRAFLGVNLDCAQCHDHPFSRWTQEQFWETAAFFARPKSSEAVSTSDFEISMPETEKQVQATLFTGDEIPWPTQMYGDSGRTALADWVTQSENPYFARNAVNRVWANFLGTGLVEPLDDLSEENPPVHPEILEELANAFVTSEFDLKLLTEAIVLTEAYQRSSRVSVGESAQVDPTLYARMPVRGLSGEQLYDSIRTAAGLPIERNDLDPTKDRDARERFTTKFFVEDASHAERSILQSLSLMNGEATQEIVQADESPLLRTLADAPFLNDQEKVRTLYMAMLSRDPRPEEAETFARYLAAAPDKGAALGDLMWALLNSAEFNTNH; this is encoded by the coding sequence ATGAATCAACGAAGCCTGACGACGACCGTGGCGCTGCTGATTGCCCTGGGAGGCGGGCTGCTGGTCATGGCCGATCCGCCGAGCGCGTCAGAACTGGCCAAGCGAATTGACCAGCATTTGTCCGCAGCGCAAGAATCGAGCCGCATTACGCCGACGATGATTTCTTCCGACGCCGAATTTCTCCGCCGCATCTACTTGGACTTGGCGGGACGCATTCCGACGGTTGCGGAGACCAACAAATTTTTACAGTCGGATGAAGAAGACAAACGAACGAAGTTGGCCCATCAGTTGGTCCATTCCGGCGCGCATGCGCGGCATATGGCCACCTTTTGGCGAAGAACCTGGATTCCGCAAGCCGACACGCCGGAATTTCGTGGGTTGAGCGAAGAGTTTGAAGTCTGGCTGACGATGCAGCTAACCAGCGGGCTGCACTATGACGAAATCGTTCGTCAGATGCTGACGGTCGGCGCTAGCGGCGATCAGGCGGAAGCGAATCGCGTCCTCCTTTCGACTCCAGAGAGTTTTCTATCGGCCAGTCAACGACAGCCCGAAAATCTGGCCGCCAATACGACGCGAGCATTTTTGGGGGTGAATCTCGACTGTGCTCAGTGCCACGATCATCCTTTCTCGCGCTGGACGCAAGAACAGTTTTGGGAAACGGCCGCGTTTTTCGCGCGCCCTAAATCAAGCGAAGCCGTCTCAACCAGCGATTTTGAGATTTCGATGCCGGAAACGGAGAAACAGGTCCAAGCGACGTTGTTCACCGGTGACGAAATCCCTTGGCCAACGCAGATGTACGGCGACAGCGGCCGTACGGCGCTGGCCGACTGGGTGACCCAGTCCGAAAATCCCTATTTTGCTCGCAATGCCGTCAATCGCGTATGGGCGAACTTTCTGGGAACGGGTTTGGTGGAGCCGCTGGACGATCTCTCGGAAGAAAATCCGCCGGTTCATCCCGAAATATTGGAAGAGTTGGCCAACGCCTTTGTCACCAGTGAGTTTGACTTGAAGTTGCTCACCGAAGCGATTGTCTTGACCGAAGCGTATCAGCGCTCGAGCCGGGTGTCAGTCGGTGAATCGGCGCAGGTCGATCCGACGCTTTATGCCCGGATGCCGGTTCGCGGTCTTAGCGGTGAACAGTTGTACGACAGCATCCGCACGGCGGCCGGTCTGCCGATCGAGCGGAACGATCTCGACCCGACGAAGGATCGCGACGCCCGCGAGCGTTTCACCACGAAGTTTTTCGTGGAAGACGCATCGCATGCCGAGCGTTCGATTTTGCAATCGCTTTCGCTGATGAATGGTGAAGCGACGCAAGAGATTGTTCAAGCGGATGAGAGCCCGTTGCTGCGGACGCTTGCTGATGCTCCGTTTTTGAACGACCAGGAAAAGGTACGCACCCTCTACATGGCGATGCTTTCGCGTGATCCTCGACCGGAAGAAGCGGAAACGTTCGCTCGCTACTTGGCCGCCGCGCCTGACAAAGGCGCCGCCCTGGGAGATCTGATGTGGGCGCTGCTCAACAGCGCCGAGTTTAACACCAACCACTAA
- a CDS encoding DUF1559 domain-containing protein → MKTSPRRGFTLVELLVVIAIIGVLIGLLLPAVQQAREAARRSQCLNNLKQLGLGFHNYVSTHNGLPPRRFKGVDLGYTGWGTFLLPYIEQQSVYDQYNFAYDFYDPVNKPAVETKLEAFICPSTPRSRDIIIARAATDNSINPDKSTVFEVKGWIDYLTPNGFSKTSAGWGLQAPTLNNQQQAMTDSWSDDANYAPRRLADITDGLTNTLILNDTAGWPDQYHGRKNTGGDVSVSNRGSWAGWQSFSYMVYSKDGTMDSYHDAASGDLISCAVNCNNYNQIYSFHPGGANVLYCDGSVQFIAEQLDPINYGRIIGTNDGEVITYAN, encoded by the coding sequence GTGAAGACATCCCCTCGACGCGGATTTACGTTGGTGGAACTGTTGGTGGTCATCGCGATCATCGGCGTGTTAATCGGACTGCTGCTGCCGGCGGTGCAACAGGCCCGCGAAGCGGCGCGGCGATCGCAGTGCCTTAATAATTTGAAGCAGTTGGGACTTGGCTTTCACAACTATGTGAGTACGCATAATGGATTGCCTCCGCGTCGCTTTAAAGGGGTCGACTTGGGCTACACCGGCTGGGGCACGTTCCTGCTGCCGTACATCGAGCAACAGTCCGTTTACGACCAGTACAATTTTGCCTACGACTTTTACGATCCGGTCAACAAGCCAGCGGTGGAGACGAAGCTAGAAGCGTTTATTTGTCCATCGACGCCGCGTAGTCGCGACATCATCATCGCACGAGCAGCGACGGACAACTCGATCAATCCAGATAAGAGCACGGTATTTGAGGTCAAGGGTTGGATCGATTATCTAACGCCGAATGGATTTTCTAAGACGTCGGCTGGTTGGGGATTACAGGCGCCAACGCTGAACAATCAGCAACAAGCGATGACCGATTCATGGAGCGACGATGCGAATTACGCTCCGCGGCGGTTGGCCGACATTACGGATGGCCTGACCAATACACTGATCCTGAACGATACGGCTGGCTGGCCCGATCAATATCATGGCCGCAAAAATACCGGCGGCGATGTCAGCGTCAGCAATCGCGGATCGTGGGCTGGCTGGCAATCGTTCAGCTATATGGTGTATTCCAAAGATGGAACGATGGATTCTTATCACGACGCCGCATCCGGCGATTTGATCAGCTGCGCCGTGAACTGCAACAACTACAACCAGATTTACTCGTTTCATCCCGGCGGCGCCAATGTTTTGTATTGCGACGGATCTGTCCAGTTTATTGCAGAACAGTTAGATCCGATTAACTACGGTCGGATCATCGGAACGAACGACGGCGAAGTCATTACCTACGCGAATTGA
- a CDS encoding carboxypeptidase-like regulatory domain-containing protein produces the protein MRVFESPALLGSFFLIGVLSLLGCGKSEPLPGPQPYPVTGTVMYAGKPAASFRVVFHPVEKFEGPQFAPSAMTDEQGNFALHSYSKEEPDGAPAGEYVVTFQCPMYVSTGDDDELPLERDRLRGKFNNPQKSKWKAQVVEGENDLETFELK, from the coding sequence ATGCGTGTTTTCGAGTCGCCAGCGCTGCTGGGGTCCTTCTTTTTGATCGGAGTTTTGTCGCTGTTGGGCTGCGGTAAATCGGAGCCGCTGCCGGGGCCGCAGCCATATCCTGTGACTGGTACGGTGATGTACGCAGGGAAGCCGGCAGCTTCTTTTCGCGTAGTCTTTCATCCGGTAGAAAAATTTGAGGGGCCGCAGTTCGCACCATCTGCAATGACGGACGAACAGGGGAATTTCGCGTTGCACTCGTACTCGAAGGAAGAGCCGGACGGAGCGCCTGCTGGCGAATACGTCGTTACCTTTCAATGCCCCATGTACGTATCGACCGGCGATGACGATGAGCTTCCCTTGGAACGAGATCGCTTGAGAGGCAAATTCAACAATCCCCAAAAGTCAAAATGGAAAGCTCAGGTCGTTGAAGGCGAAAACGACCTGGAGACATTTGAGTTGAAATAA
- a CDS encoding DUF1501 domain-containing protein, protein MTPNDISRRWFLRDCGVGLGSIALADMLRGESAAQQIDPMAPKQPHFAGKAKNVIFLFMAGAPSHLEMFDYKPQLEKFDGSLPPAELLDGYRAAFINPHSKLLGPKFKFAKHGKCGAEISELLPHTAKIADDLTIIKSMKTDAFNHAPAQIMMNTGSPLFGKPSLGAWTMYGLGSESRNLPGFVVFSSGKKGPSGGSSNWGSGYLPTVYQGVQLRSVGDPVLYLSNPTGIDRTVQRDSLDTINQLNQQRLAATGDPEIATRINSFEMAYRMQASGPELMDLSSEPKHVLDMYGVDPDQPSFAKNCLLARRLVERGTRFVQLFHEAWDQHGNLKKDLQGNCLATDQACAALVQDLKQRGLLEDTLVIWGGEFGRTPMVQGGGDDGRDHHPNAFTMWMAGGGAKGGVSYGETDDFGFNTIQDGVHVRDLHATILHLLGFDHNRLSVKFQGLNQKLTGVEPARIVHDLIA, encoded by the coding sequence ATGACACCCAACGACATTTCACGCCGCTGGTTTCTCCGCGATTGCGGCGTTGGTCTGGGATCGATCGCACTGGCCGACATGTTGCGCGGCGAGTCTGCAGCGCAGCAGATAGATCCGATGGCGCCAAAGCAGCCTCATTTTGCGGGGAAAGCGAAGAACGTCATTTTCTTGTTCATGGCCGGCGCTCCTAGCCACTTGGAAATGTTCGACTACAAACCGCAGCTCGAAAAGTTCGACGGGTCATTGCCGCCCGCCGAGTTGCTAGATGGCTATCGCGCCGCGTTCATCAATCCCCATTCAAAACTGCTGGGGCCGAAGTTCAAGTTCGCCAAACATGGGAAGTGCGGCGCAGAGATTTCGGAGCTGCTTCCCCACACGGCGAAGATCGCCGACGATCTGACAATCATCAAGTCCATGAAGACCGACGCGTTTAATCACGCGCCGGCGCAAATCATGATGAACACCGGATCTCCTTTGTTTGGCAAGCCAAGCTTGGGGGCGTGGACGATGTACGGCTTGGGTTCTGAGTCTCGCAATCTGCCGGGCTTCGTCGTCTTTAGCTCGGGGAAAAAGGGACCGAGCGGCGGCTCCAGCAACTGGGGAAGCGGATATCTGCCGACGGTCTATCAAGGAGTGCAACTGCGCAGCGTTGGTGATCCTGTGCTCTATCTATCGAACCCGACGGGAATCGATCGGACGGTCCAGCGTGATTCGCTCGACACGATCAACCAATTGAATCAGCAACGTCTGGCCGCGACTGGTGATCCCGAAATCGCGACGCGGATCAACTCGTTCGAGATGGCGTATCGGATGCAGGCGAGCGGACCGGAACTGATGGATTTGTCTTCCGAACCCAAACATGTGTTGGACATGTATGGAGTCGATCCCGATCAACCGTCGTTCGCGAAAAACTGCCTGCTGGCGCGGCGTTTGGTGGAACGGGGAACTCGCTTTGTGCAACTCTTTCACGAGGCGTGGGACCAGCATGGCAATCTAAAGAAGGATCTGCAGGGAAACTGCCTGGCGACTGATCAGGCCTGCGCGGCGCTGGTGCAAGATCTAAAACAGCGGGGACTGTTGGAAGATACGCTCGTCATCTGGGGCGGCGAGTTTGGCCGCACGCCGATGGTTCAAGGAGGCGGCGACGATGGACGGGATCATCATCCCAACGCGTTCACCATGTGGATGGCCGGCGGAGGAGCGAAGGGGGGCGTTTCGTATGGCGAAACCGATGACTTTGGTTTCAATACGATCCAAGATGGGGTGCATGTTCGCGATCTGCACGCGACGATCTTGCATCTCTTGGGATTCGACCACAATCGGCTCTCGGTCAAGTTTCAAGGGCTGAACCAGAAACTAACCGGTGTTGAACCTGCTCGGATTGTGCATGACCTGATCGCGTAA
- a CDS encoding DUF1559 domain-containing protein, translated as MKSKQRSTALRFAAVLRTGFSLVDLIVACSLIAILVAIFLPTIQVATEEANLKTCTNHIRLLSNSFHGYADARKAFPPRRTGFGGKMAYGGWGSQILPHLQPALNDQYDHDFDFYDPKNKEVVETQVSEFLCPSAPHDRKMTISASASAGSRNADRATVFTVDAGPNDFISSNGLFMPDAGYGANWPSELRGNDHQSMTDNDPLPFRLITDGMTNTFLIIEKAGLPESWRVGKKTSDTAPIGGENSRGSWAGFGSIAFMVFDRETGTVRGKGDSNDCAVNCNNYFGIYGFHPQGANVLFCDGSVRFVTPKLDGLIYGRLTTRDDGQAIDLAAF; from the coding sequence ATGAAATCAAAACAACGCTCCACTGCACTCCGTTTCGCAGCGGTTCTGCGAACCGGCTTTTCCTTGGTCGATTTGATCGTCGCTTGCAGTCTGATCGCGATTCTTGTCGCCATTTTCTTGCCGACGATTCAAGTCGCTACGGAAGAAGCGAATCTGAAGACCTGCACCAACCATATCCGGTTGTTGAGCAACAGTTTTCATGGATATGCCGACGCCCGCAAAGCGTTTCCGCCACGTCGAACGGGGTTTGGCGGCAAGATGGCGTATGGCGGTTGGGGGAGCCAGATCCTTCCCCATTTACAGCCGGCATTGAACGATCAATACGATCACGATTTCGACTTCTATGATCCCAAGAACAAAGAAGTTGTCGAAACGCAAGTAAGCGAGTTCCTGTGTCCCTCGGCGCCGCATGATCGCAAGATGACGATCAGCGCCAGCGCATCGGCCGGATCGCGCAATGCTGACCGGGCGACGGTGTTCACGGTCGACGCCGGCCCGAACGATTTTATTTCGTCGAACGGTTTGTTCATGCCTGACGCGGGATATGGCGCGAATTGGCCCTCGGAGTTGCGCGGCAACGATCATCAGTCGATGACCGACAATGATCCGTTGCCGTTTCGTCTGATCACCGACGGCATGACGAATACGTTTCTCATCATTGAAAAAGCCGGTTTGCCCGAAAGCTGGCGAGTCGGCAAGAAAACGTCAGATACGGCGCCGATCGGCGGCGAGAACTCCCGCGGATCTTGGGCAGGTTTCGGTTCGATCGCGTTTATGGTTTTTGATCGAGAAACTGGGACTGTTCGCGGCAAAGGAGATTCAAACGACTGCGCCGTGAACTGTAACAACTATTTCGGCATCTATGGATTTCATCCGCAAGGCGCCAACGTCTTGTTTTGCGACGGATCGGTCCGCTTTGTGACGCCGAAGCTGGATGGGCTGATCTATGGACGACTGACGACGCGCGACGATGGTCAAGCGATCGACCTAGCCGCGTTCTAG
- a CDS encoding PSD1 and planctomycete cytochrome C domain-containing protein, giving the protein MIRPTAILLTLASLSGAAGAEPVEVDFQRDIRPILSENCFQCHGPDPEHREADLRLDNAAGAHASAIVPGNLMESEFVARITSADPEMLMPPVEAGKSLTPEQIESLKNWISQGAKYEGHWAFTPPTRPEVPQVANSSWVRNPIDAFVLNRLEREAELTPSPEAEKAIWLRRLSLDLIGLPPSIEEVDAFVADASADAYDRQIERLLASRHFGERWGRDWLDAARYADSDGYEKDTPRASWFYRDWVIGALNRDLPYDQFIVQQIAGDLVPNPDQDSLVATGFLRNSMVNEEGGADPEQFRMAAMFDRMDAVGKAVLGLTVQCAQCHTHKYDPLSQHEYFGMFAFLNNTHDAIIPAYTNTEAEKIGVIRQKIVAIESALQSATPNWRKQMAEWETAAQASAGQWEVLEPVDLPFEGQKFRVLEDYSILSESYAPHSSSPRFVMKTTAAQEITGIRLELLTHPQLPRRGPGRSLRGTAALTEFTVYAAPASDPGKRTKLKLVSATADVNPAKAPQPDYIVNIKAKGGDKRVTGPISFALDGDKSTAWTTDSDPGRRNQSRKAVFVLEKPVGFEEGTVITVQPTMNHGGWNNNDKHNCLMGRYRFSLTTEANPIADPLPQAVRETLAISADQRTPAQEQALFAYWRTTVEEWADENAQIEALWQSFPEGSSQLVLEERQKPRTTSLLHRGDFLSPTEVVEPSVPEFLHDLPAGDPRSRLTFAKWLVDRRSPTTARAIVNRIWQSYFGIGLVETSDDLGSQSTPPSHRQLLDWLAVDLMEHDWSLKHIHRLIVSSAVYRQSSVVTEAKYRRDPYNRLLARGPRFRVHAEIVRDIGLTASGLLNDEIGGPPVYPPAPAFLFDPPASYGYKTWNVETDADRYRRGLYAFRFRSVPFPMLETFDAEPGNVSCVRRNRSNTPLQALTLLNEPLAQECAAALALRTQKEGGETDASRLEYALRCCIARVPTADEIAMLQTMLDKQRTRLAAGELNAQEIVKSSAVESDDIHEQAALTLVARVILCLDETITKE; this is encoded by the coding sequence ATGATTCGCCCTACCGCCATCCTGTTGACACTCGCGTCTCTCAGCGGCGCCGCTGGGGCGGAGCCTGTTGAAGTCGATTTTCAACGTGATATTCGGCCGATCCTGTCCGAAAATTGCTTTCAATGTCATGGTCCTGATCCAGAGCATCGCGAGGCCGACTTGCGTCTGGATAACGCCGCTGGAGCTCATGCGTCGGCGATCGTCCCTGGCAATTTGATGGAGAGCGAATTTGTCGCGCGGATCACCTCCGCCGATCCTGAGATGTTGATGCCGCCGGTCGAAGCGGGGAAGTCGCTGACGCCGGAGCAGATAGAGTCGCTGAAGAACTGGATATCGCAAGGCGCGAAGTACGAAGGGCATTGGGCGTTTACTCCGCCGACACGTCCCGAAGTTCCACAGGTCGCTAATTCCTCGTGGGTGCGCAATCCGATTGATGCGTTTGTCTTGAACCGGTTGGAGCGTGAAGCAGAGCTGACTCCATCGCCCGAAGCGGAGAAAGCGATCTGGCTGCGACGGCTGAGTCTCGACCTGATCGGCCTGCCGCCGTCGATCGAAGAAGTCGATGCGTTTGTCGCTGATGCGAGTGCGGACGCCTACGACCGGCAGATCGAACGCTTGCTGGCGTCACGTCACTTTGGCGAACGCTGGGGACGCGATTGGTTGGATGCGGCGCGCTACGCTGATTCAGACGGGTACGAAAAAGATACTCCACGAGCAAGTTGGTTCTATCGCGACTGGGTCATTGGAGCGCTGAATCGCGACTTGCCGTATGACCAATTTATCGTTCAGCAGATCGCTGGCGATCTGGTTCCCAATCCAGACCAGGATAGTTTGGTCGCGACCGGTTTCTTGCGAAACTCGATGGTCAACGAAGAAGGGGGCGCCGATCCAGAGCAGTTTCGGATGGCGGCGATGTTCGATCGGATGGATGCGGTCGGCAAAGCGGTCTTGGGATTGACGGTGCAGTGCGCCCAGTGTCATACCCACAAATACGATCCGCTGTCGCAGCACGAATATTTTGGGATGTTTGCGTTTTTGAACAATACGCATGACGCGATCATCCCAGCGTACACCAACACCGAAGCGGAAAAGATCGGTGTGATTCGGCAAAAGATCGTCGCGATTGAGTCCGCTCTCCAGTCAGCGACGCCCAACTGGCGCAAGCAAATGGCGGAGTGGGAAACCGCCGCTCAAGCGTCCGCCGGCCAATGGGAAGTATTGGAGCCAGTCGACTTGCCGTTTGAAGGGCAAAAGTTTCGCGTGCTAGAGGACTACTCGATCCTGAGCGAAAGTTATGCGCCGCACAGTTCAAGTCCGCGGTTCGTCATGAAGACAACCGCCGCGCAGGAGATCACCGGGATTCGTTTAGAACTGTTGACGCATCCCCAACTGCCGCGCCGTGGACCAGGCCGATCATTGCGTGGGACGGCGGCGCTGACCGAGTTTACGGTCTATGCGGCGCCTGCGAGCGATCCCGGCAAGCGGACGAAGTTGAAATTGGTTTCGGCGACTGCGGACGTCAACCCGGCCAAAGCGCCGCAGCCGGACTATATCGTCAATATCAAAGCAAAAGGGGGAGACAAGCGAGTCACAGGACCGATTTCGTTTGCGCTCGATGGGGACAAGAGTACGGCTTGGACGACCGACAGCGATCCAGGTCGGCGAAATCAATCGCGCAAAGCGGTCTTCGTTTTGGAAAAGCCGGTTGGATTCGAAGAGGGAACGGTGATCACCGTTCAGCCGACCATGAATCACGGCGGTTGGAACAACAACGACAAGCACAATTGCTTGATGGGCCGATATCGTTTTTCGTTGACGACGGAAGCCAATCCAATCGCCGATCCGCTTCCTCAAGCGGTGCGTGAGACCTTGGCGATTTCCGCCGACCAAAGAACGCCAGCGCAAGAACAAGCATTGTTCGCCTATTGGAGAACGACCGTCGAGGAGTGGGCCGACGAAAATGCCCAGATCGAAGCGCTCTGGCAAAGTTTTCCCGAGGGTTCGTCACAACTGGTATTGGAAGAACGGCAGAAGCCGCGCACCACATCGCTGCTGCATCGCGGAGATTTCCTGAGTCCGACCGAAGTTGTGGAGCCAAGCGTGCCCGAGTTTCTGCATGATTTGCCCGCCGGCGATCCTCGATCACGACTGACGTTCGCCAAGTGGCTGGTGGATCGACGTTCGCCCACGACCGCTCGAGCGATCGTCAACCGGATCTGGCAATCGTACTTCGGTATCGGTCTGGTCGAAACGAGTGACGATCTGGGATCGCAAAGCACGCCGCCGTCGCATCGCCAACTGCTCGATTGGCTCGCGGTCGACCTGATGGAGCACGATTGGAGCTTGAAGCATATTCACCGCTTGATCGTCTCGTCGGCGGTTTATCGACAGTCCTCGGTCGTGACGGAAGCGAAGTACCGGCGCGATCCCTACAATCGCCTTTTGGCGCGGGGCCCGCGGTTTCGCGTTCATGCCGAGATCGTGCGCGACATTGGCTTGACGGCGAGCGGACTGTTAAACGACGAGATCGGCGGACCGCCGGTTTACCCGCCGGCGCCTGCTTTTCTGTTTGATCCGCCGGCCAGTTATGGTTACAAGACGTGGAACGTGGAGACCGACGCCGATCGTTATCGCCGCGGACTGTACGCATTCCGCTTTCGGAGCGTTCCCTTCCCGATGTTGGAGACGTTTGACGCCGAACCGGGGAACGTCTCGTGCGTTCGCCGCAATCGTTCGAACACGCCGCTGCAAGCGTTGACCTTGCTCAATGAACCGCTGGCGCAAGAGTGCGCCGCCGCGCTGGCGTTGCGAACGCAAAAGGAAGGGGGCGAGACCGACGCATCGCGTCTTGAATACGCGCTGCGCTGCTGCATCGCACGTGTGCCGACTGCGGATGAAATTGCGATGTTGCAAACGATGCTCGACAAGCAGCGTACTCGGCTCGCAGCGGGCGAACTGAACGCGCAGGAGATTGTGAAGTCCTCTGCCGTAGAGAGCGACGACATTCACGAACAGGCCGCTTTGACGCTGGTTGCCCGCGTTATCCTTTGCTTGGACGAAACGATCACCAAAGAATAA